GTTCCACCTgtggaacactaccgctaggggctgaagctgcataatttcattgtaatttttaagcattaaatcctctaaaaacacgaaaaaacttatgtttctagtaaagtttatactctcaatatttttttaagcccacgcacaaagcataatatgattcatagccgtcatactcttagaaaaaatttttgggagaaaactgacctaggtggcgctagaccagtttttccttacctttagacgcatccctttcttcactggggtaatatattccaaaacaaatattccacaaaaatccacacaggtccaaggaactgaaatctgtaagccttttaatccaaaacgctttggtcgcgccgcaaatattccgaaaaattgtaaacagtggtgcgccaccatctttgtttcggctctaacttctcattggggtattcaaaaattctaaatttacgtcatatttatagcccagggcgcaacgaatcaaacaagccctcacttaagccaatcggtgcttgtattgcagagatagacggctgagaagccaatgaggtcagacatcatttttgggaacccgcctttgactgacaattactccttccaatagcaatgaaattggccgggacctatacagctctttagccaataagaagacgattccaacggtatgccacgacccgcctctctaatgctggcttctgcgcgaaaatcgtgcgcgatgggtttattgcgcaatccttgaacttttcacactctcacagctcagggtgtcaggttacaggcctctttacacaacagaatagtagagagagaggctgtgctggtttctggccatttaaactgagcatgcagtcttttaattcaaagttatacagtaaacaagtaaacaagaaacacatgaccggatggacatgtccgtagaaaaatagttttattgaagccatttttgggtcttttgacttgattttttttttggtgaaagccaagacatgtggctatgaccctcaggtgttaaatgttacctaacatgttccagagaaataagataaattaaaaacctcaggcgaaaatcaaaattttccattctagcctctgtaactttgtgtcagtaaggcctagaatcaatctgacacttgtatctgaaactagagaatcacttctttccaatgagaccaggctcacccctgtgtgttaaagtatgtgggagctgtatcactttttgttttgtatacaatttcgtCCGATCGTTCGTGTGCGATAACTTAACAGGgactaaacgtaactaatgattcacttaaatataaagagatacagggaggagcagacgaaggcggggtaGACATGTGATGAGGAAGGTAAACAAAGGTACATGGCCAAAattccgggctgagtcctgacatacatacattttatatatatatatataagataattCACATGTTGTGAATATCTGACATACTGAGATAATGACATATTTTGACTGCATGAACACTTTTACTTACCTTGTGTCCTTCCTCAAGTAACCCGTATATGGCTCTGATAATGTCTTGTGTATTTGCACCAGACTCTCTGTCCTCAAGTCCCATGATATCATTAAAGACAAAAGGCAAATTGGAGCCATCTTCTGCTTCAATATAATGAGTTTTGTACTGTAAGACAAATTCAGATGTATCATTTACTTTGTGTTCCTTTAATTACctattgtctgttttttttttgctgctggtATCTCATTAAAAATCTAATTGTACCTGAagtattatttaaagaaaatgctTACCTTCTTTGTGAAACTGGTACCTCCTGCCTTGTCAACAAGAGCCCCAGAGGTGATTCGTCCTTGTAAAGCATTATTGACTGAGTTTATAAAACTGGACTTTCCTGCTCCGACTTCACCAACAACCAGAATCCTCACAAACTGAGCACTTGTTCCCTTGAGCTTGAATGTCCTCAGTTTCTGTTCAATTCTGTCCTTTTCTCTATTAAAATCAGAAAGTCACAAActtaatgaatttaaataaatgatataaagcATGACACTGAGCATGCAGATAAGTTTCTGTACTAATGTAAAGTGTAATATGAACTACAGAGGCTGTTCATTCATTACATAACCCAAGGAGAGTAAAgcaaattattgtttatttcttattcatCTGTCTACAggatgaataaagaaataaagaaagaatcattgtttaataaacggtataaaataaagaaaatcaatcCTTTAGGTTTCAGAGCAAATGTGTATTGTAACAGGTTCTGTTCAGAAGTGAGGATACATAACTGTCAGTATTGGGGTAGAATTAACACCATAGGAACATTAAAGAGTTAAAATAGTCATTTCTCGCTCAAGGCAATGAGATTTTCTTCTATGAAATTAAAGAAACTTACCCCCAAGGCATTTTCCTCCATGGTTGATCAAATTCTGAAGAACAGACAACcaaattcagtatttacacaaaCAGTGCAGCCAAAAGTATGTGTTCAGTATTCAGAATGTCTACAGTCTTCTGTTTCTGCAGTAAACctaatgtgatttttctgtctcaATCGCTTCAATCAGtcacaataaaatattcatttgtactgagtttaaaacacaaaacatgaatTTTAATGTAGATGGATATTGGTGCTGATGGGAATTATAACTATTGTATAAAACATTCATGTTAGAAAAGTGCAGCAGTAATTCAACAAGTTTTTTTCAGTTTGTCAGACAATGAAATGGGTCAGAATCCAATCTAACTGAGTCCTACTCCTGTAGACACTGAAAAAACTGTGAACACATTGTACATCTAGTTACATCTGAGTTCTGAGCACTAATTCTGTCTTACCTTCTTGTTACCTTCTAACTTCAGCTGTGAATTTTGTTAAATGATCTACTGCATGCACACGATTAGAAAAGCTGCTTTAAACTGAAATTTCTGCTTTAAACTGAATTCTGAAAACATGAAAGTAGGaacattttccccattctgtATATTTGTTTCCACTTAGTCACTGTCAATCACACTGCCTCCAATTGTGACAAGAAACTTTGGTATGAATgtctgaaaataatttttacatttgtctTACCAAGTTGTTGATTTGAACGTGGTCCGGAATGCtccattttatacaattaattCTGTTGAAAATTCATGATAGAAATAATGAAGCTGGAATCAACTTGAATTTCtggattattaaaaatgaactaaacagAAGACAGtgtatgttttatttccttgttCTACACAGGTATACATCTctacttaaataataaatctgagtttttttttttgtttttttttgtttaatttgaaaCAAAAAGGTCCTGCTTCAGAATAAAAGCATGGAGAGGCTGAAGCAAGAAAGTTACAGAAAAGACTAATAACTAAtaacattagattacattagattagattccaCTTTTTTCCATTCTCTAAAGCCAATGTACAAAGACTAAGAAACGCAGTTAGAATCTAACCATAAGTTCATAAGCGTTACATTTTCTAATGGTATATAAGGTAAATTGTATAAATCCTACTGTGTGAATAACACTATTTGTTTCCCAGTTGCAAAATCATGacagatacaaacacatacacacatgtccATATTTAATTAACTTCTGTTCAACACCCAAGAAAATTCTTAAAGCCTAATTTACATAATTAAGATCAAAATGTTCATGTAAAGATCAGATAACAGTAAAACAAGAACCCACATATACTCACGGTTTATGGCTGTACAGATCTAATGCAGCTTTCAGCAGTGCCAGTTATATAGCATCAGTTGGgggctcctcctcctcctcctcctcctgggcTATTCTCATTCTAGATTCTTTCAAATGGAGGCATTTCATGTAAAtggaaagtgaaaataaattcacattCTGTTCAAAGACGATCAGTAGATGTTTGGTGAAATTATTAAGTTACTAATAATTaagttaatattattaacactattatGATGTTTCAGTATCTCCAGAATACTTTACCTTCTCTGTATATTGTGGAGTTtatatatccacacacacacacacacacacacacacacacacacacacacacacacacacacacacacacacacacacacacacatacacctgacAGCTGACTAAAGTGATTAAATCCTTAGAACTCACTGTCGCTtctataaatatgaaataatcatctccttacagaaaacatcaccatagGAACAATTCTACACATTCATTACAAATTCAGTTGAACTCCAGTGTGGGTTTTGTGACTATTCTAGttaataacatattagaacagGTGTGTTGATGTGAACCTGGGTTGTGGCTTGCAGTAGGACCTACaggaagagaaaatgtaaaatcacTTACACATGTGTTCACCACATTGACTTTTACACATTTGTTGATTTTGAACTGAAAGTTGTTCACATCCTGTGCAGcaaacatctgtaaatattaattaatttattggttttatttgtaaaataatgcaaacaattgcaaaaaatattaattgtgGTATGTACTGAACTCAACTTCTCAAATACGTCTGTAAATGTGTAGGAAGTTCTAGGTAGATTCTAAATAAAGAGAGATGTTTGTATGTTGATAATACTCCTTAAAAGATCATGAGTTACTGTAAACTGAAAGTGAAAGTATTTTATGCCGTCA
This genomic window from Tachysurus fulvidraco isolate hzauxx_2018 chromosome 18, HZAU_PFXX_2.0, whole genome shotgun sequence contains:
- the LOC113637795 gene encoding interferon-induced protein 44-like isoform X2; the encoded protein is MEHSGPRSNQQLEFDQPWRKMPWGEKDRIEQKLRTFKLKGTSAQFVRILVVGEVGAGKSSFINSVNNALQGRITSGALVDKAGGTSFTKKYKTHYIEAEDGSNLPFVFNDIMGLEDRESGANTQDIIRAIYGLLEEGHKFDAHVTEIKYRSNPNVEDQTTCLVNIIAADKISMMKDGVIDKLKKIRQAGTERNMPQVIIMTRPDSACPLVQQDLRKIYTSQKIKEKNYHEEIDTDDDMDLLILKALDQIVHIAADALKDKSFKSVEKTE